In Pseudomonas fakonensis, one DNA window encodes the following:
- a CDS encoding LysR substrate-binding domain-containing protein, translating to MSERIQALHALRAFEVASRYGSFTRAAQELALTQGAVSHHIKTLEALFGCDLFERRGPKLRLTEHGSLLAQELKVGFKIIENACALLRQDRYGLRLKAPSTLTVRWLLRALDGFKKLDSNCPVQLSSVWMDIDSVDLYSEPYDCAILLGSGRFAADVESLKLFDEWLIPVCHPDYLAEPAPDLAVLRDCEFLHPSPDRRDWRRWLARVDGLDINIDQGQVFDTLDQGISAAQQGLGISVVDLVLASADLAAGNLVTPFPQAVSTGDGYYMIWLKSSPKARQMERLRDYLAAQVPTLTRRDISYLYD from the coding sequence ATGTCGGAACGGATTCAAGCCCTGCATGCCCTGCGCGCCTTCGAAGTCGCCTCGCGTTACGGCTCTTTCACCCGCGCCGCCCAGGAGCTGGCGCTCACCCAGGGGGCGGTCAGTCACCATATCAAGACCCTCGAGGCGCTTTTCGGTTGCGACCTGTTCGAACGCCGCGGCCCCAAGTTGCGGCTGACCGAGCACGGCAGCCTGCTGGCCCAGGAGCTCAAGGTCGGTTTCAAGATCATCGAAAACGCCTGCGCGCTGCTACGCCAGGACCGCTATGGCCTGCGCCTGAAAGCCCCGTCCACGCTTACCGTGCGCTGGTTGCTGCGGGCCCTGGACGGCTTCAAGAAGCTCGACAGCAACTGCCCGGTGCAACTGTCGAGCGTGTGGATGGACATCGACTCGGTGGACTTGTACTCCGAGCCCTACGACTGCGCCATTCTGCTGGGCAGCGGGCGCTTTGCGGCCGACGTGGAGAGCTTGAAGCTGTTTGATGAATGGCTGATCCCGGTGTGCCACCCTGACTATCTGGCCGAGCCTGCGCCCGACTTGGCAGTGCTGCGCGATTGCGAGTTTCTCCACCCCTCGCCGGACCGTCGCGACTGGCGGCGCTGGTTGGCGCGGGTGGATGGCCTGGACATCAACATTGACCAAGGCCAGGTGTTCGACACCCTCGACCAGGGTATTTCAGCGGCCCAGCAAGGGCTGGGCATCTCGGTGGTCGACCTGGTGCTGGCCAGCGCCGACCTGGCCGCAGGCAACCTGGTCACGCCGTTCCCCCAGGCCGTGTCCACCGGCGACGGCTATTACATGATCTGGCTCAAGTCCAGCCCCAAGGCCCGGCAGATGGAGCGCCTGCGCGACTACCTGGCGGCCCAGGTCCCGACACTGACCCGCCGCGACATCAGCTACCTGTACGACTGA
- a CDS encoding YqcI/YcgG family protein — MFTGYGNCYRLDALELADEHVQNRHHWTHKALQHFKETLANPDFPCLFGRKAVNARTCHIIFASAGNLAADIARGLADYISSIAPIPLKQRVGNPLLVFLETAPDTTLAQQQALAWDVLGQVHARDPQPWPADMPRDPHDAQWAFCFAGVPLFINMNFPAHQLMKSRNLGKHIAWVVNPRESFDEVASATTDSGQRIRARIRERVGHYNDGVMPDTLGFFGHHDNYEWQQYQLQEPGSLNPARCPFHAPATTDSLIEN; from the coding sequence ATGTTTACGGGTTATGGAAACTGCTACCGCCTGGATGCGCTCGAGCTCGCCGATGAACATGTGCAAAACAGGCACCACTGGACACACAAGGCCTTGCAACACTTCAAGGAAACCCTCGCCAACCCCGACTTCCCCTGCCTGTTCGGGCGCAAGGCGGTGAATGCACGCACGTGCCACATCATCTTCGCCAGCGCCGGCAACCTGGCAGCGGATATTGCCCGCGGCCTTGCCGACTACATCAGCAGCATCGCCCCGATCCCCCTCAAGCAGCGGGTCGGCAACCCGCTGCTGGTGTTTCTTGAAACCGCCCCCGACACCACGCTTGCGCAGCAGCAAGCGCTGGCCTGGGACGTGCTGGGCCAGGTACACGCCCGCGACCCGCAACCCTGGCCCGCCGACATGCCACGCGACCCGCATGACGCACAATGGGCGTTCTGCTTCGCCGGTGTGCCGCTGTTCATCAACATGAACTTCCCCGCCCACCAGTTGATGAAAAGCCGCAACCTGGGCAAGCACATCGCCTGGGTGGTCAACCCGCGCGAGAGCTTCGACGAAGTGGCCAGCGCCACAACCGACAGCGGCCAGCGCATCCGCGCGCGTATTCGCGAGCGGGTGGGCCACTACAACGACGGCGTGATGCCTGACACCCTGGGTTTTTTCGGCCATCACGACAACTACGAATGGCAGCAGTACCAGCTGCAGGAACCCGGCTCGCTGAACCCGGCGCGCTGCCCGTTCCACGCCCCTGCAACAACCGACTCACTGATCGAGAACTGA
- a CDS encoding LysE family translocator translates to MNTALTATYALTVLLLIATPGPVVALIVNTAAASGSRKALFTAIGTNWASLVLIGAAAWVIMTSAAIDKAWLNGMSLVGCLFIGYIALGTLREALQAPVAPAAEQAAVPPGRGGLLQGFMVGISNPKDIIFFISFFPQFIQITESFGKSMVVLSLLWIAIDFAVLSLYIFAIGRIASQRSSRIISLASGVALALIAAVGLAYNLRELAA, encoded by the coding sequence GTGAATACCGCACTTACCGCCACCTATGCCCTCACCGTCCTGCTGCTGATCGCCACGCCAGGCCCGGTGGTAGCGCTGATCGTCAATACCGCCGCCGCCTCCGGCTCGCGCAAGGCGCTGTTCACCGCCATCGGCACCAACTGGGCATCGCTGGTGCTAATTGGCGCCGCAGCCTGGGTCATCATGACCAGCGCCGCCATCGACAAGGCCTGGCTGAACGGCATGAGCCTTGTGGGCTGCCTGTTCATCGGCTACATCGCCCTGGGTACCCTGCGCGAGGCCCTGCAGGCGCCAGTTGCCCCTGCCGCCGAGCAGGCCGCCGTGCCCCCTGGCCGTGGCGGCTTGCTGCAAGGCTTCATGGTGGGCATCTCCAACCCGAAGGACATCATCTTCTTCATCTCGTTCTTCCCGCAGTTCATCCAGATCACCGAGTCGTTCGGCAAGAGCATGGTGGTGCTGTCGCTGTTGTGGATCGCCATCGACTTCGCCGTGCTCAGCCTCTACATCTTCGCCATCGGCCGCATCGCCTCGCAGCGCAGCAGCCGCATCATCAGCCTGGCCTCGGGGGTCGCGCTGGCGCTGATCGCCGCCGTGGGCCTGGCTTACAACCTGCGTGAACTGGCGGCCTGA